Below is a genomic region from Lycium ferocissimum isolate CSIRO_LF1 unplaced genomic scaffold, AGI_CSIRO_Lferr_CH_V1 ctg8651, whole genome shotgun sequence.
CTCCAATGTAGTGAAGCCAGAATTTAACAAGCAGGGGAACATAAGTTGGAGTCGACCATTTTGGCTGATTTGATTATTTATGATCACTAAACGAAATAACTGAGGAACAAAATCTTACCAAGTGCAATAATCATAAAATGTCAATATACAGATATAGGTGACTTGCTTCAATACTAAATCTCGACTTACCTCCCCCTAGCTTTTGGCAAATCCAGAGTGCTCACAAATGGCGAGGGCCCAACCCCAGTAGACCACACTAATAGTCCATATGGGACATCCGTACCATCACTAAGAATTATCTTCTCAGCTTGCACGTCCTTTACAACTCCTCGTACAAGACGAACCCCTGACTGAAAACTGACATTAATAATAACTGGATCCAGAAATGAAATGAGGATAGAATATCAAATACGATATAAATAACAATTATTACCGGCATGCTCAAAGTGAATGGATAGGGAGGAAACATCGTGAAAATTCATCTTCACGTATGTTACCAgataaattatgaaaataatgagggAGTAAGAAGACGAAGAGAATGACAAAAGGTATGGCAAGGAAGTTCCATGGAGAAGAAACAAGTGCATAAGTGAGAAATTAATTCCAGAACTGGATCCATAGGAGCAACAAGGGCATAAGACAGAAAATAAATTCCAATGTGGAGCTAGATAAGGTAGAAACCTAGTCTATTGCTGGATCCATAGGAGAGCAACAAGGGCACTATggttaaaaaaaactaattcTCGTCCAGAGACATTAAGGAAAAAATTCCCATGTTCATTGGAGTAATGGGGCCTATTCATGTCCAAGGACAGGTTTGAACAAAAGCAGTATAGTAATCTAGAATGCTTCTCTTCGGATAATAAAGTTCCTGACCATTGTAAAGTTCAGAATTTTTAATGGTACaatattatatacacaaaaaaatgcATGCATTCCCTGGAGTGATGGTGCGTAATGACTACTATCAAGCGCAGGTTGAGAAAAAAACATCAATTTTAGAACGAAGCTTCTCGTAATACGGACTAGCATCCTCTTACTGCTGCATCAAGCACTATGGAGGAACTAGAATTCAGAATACAGTTCTATTAGCAAAATTATAAAGAAGCTAACATGCCAAAGTTCATAGTGCACCCTCTCTCCTGTACATGGATTCAGGATCTGTCTTTTTTGCTTTCTTATTATGCCTGTGGAGATTACAGACAGATGGTAAAGCTACTATGCCAGTTGACCCAAGAGGCACCATCCAACTGGCATCATAATACGGAAAAAGCACATTGGCAAAAATTTCTAAGGCTTCAAGAATTTAGGATGAGGCAGAAATTTCTAAGGCTTCTGTTTATGGTAAGCAGAAGTTTTTTTCACTTTGGTGATGCATTCATCTACCCTAAAGCTGTCCCCTCACCTTTTAGAAGAGGTTGCAGGAAACATAGGTAAGACATTGCAGATGCTGCTTCATTGAACATTTGCTTTGAGTAAATGTGATAGTTTGACTGCGCGTTTAAGTGTGCCTTAGTGGCTGATAGAGGAGATCAGGGGAGACCAGAATTTGAATCCCACCAGAGGCAAGAGTCAGGTGATTTGTTCCCATCTGCATAACAGAGTTACCCGATACCTACATTGGTGAGAGGATGCAATACCTGAGGTGCGGCTAACCTATTTGCCTTCCAGGAAGGAAAGATATTTCGCAGTAAGACAGAAGTTCTCATCGTTCAGTTGCGCTTTCAGATATATATACAGATTCAAAAGGTCTATTCTTTTAGGCGATCCATTTTCTTCTGTTATTCTTAATCTGATACATCTCAACTCTTCAATGGAACTCTCCAAATAACTTCTTCATCAGGAAAATTCTCCCAGTAGAGGCGTACACCGATCAAACTATACAACCAATCTACTCTATACTCTTCCTTGCGTAATAGTATACATTCTATAGAAGCTaaacaatcaagaaaaaagtTTTCTATTgcactttcttttttcttttttctttttttttttttgaataagttgAAATAATTATCAAATATATGGCTTTTGTATATAATGGAAACCGTGAAattgcactttttttttaataagttgaaacagcACATTTTAATATGCCAACCACTATCCCCAGAAAGTGCCATTACacaaattaaattttgtgaAGTAATGATTCCTTATGAGAAAACACGTGATGTCTCCATTTTTTAAAATGCCATTGTACATACGACGTATATACGTATGCACTACATAGTTATAGATATGTCagaataaaacataattatacatatttttgaCGAATTCTCACCTTAGTCAACTGTTTGATTGCATATACACGTAAACGATCATCGAAGGAGGATAGTATCTCATTTGCCTGTCAGGTGGacacaaataattaattagcgCTAACCACAGCTCCTTCACGGGTAAAATAACAGCAAAGCAAGTATATTGATAATAACCCCTCAACGACATAGAAAGATCCAAAGAAATAATGGTAATGCAGTGAAAAGAACCCAAAATAAAAACTATAAAGAGATGCAAgccaattaaaaaaattgaaatatgcTTTACCTCAATCAATGTGACGTGAATATAATCTTTGACATGAGCATATCTTTGATGAACATCCCTCATGATAAAGTCACTAAGTTCACCACTGAACTCAACTCCTGTTGGCCCACCTCCAACAACTACACAGTGTAAGAGTCTACGCTTTTCTTCCTCGGTAACTCCTGCGCCCATTACCAAATCAAAAAATTAGTCTATTACTTACTTCAGATATCAGATGTTTCAAATGAATATCAGCTTGAGAAATATACCAGGCACATCAGAGAGCATCAGGTTTAGAAGTAGTTTCCTACGTATTTCCTGAGCATGGTGAACCTCACGCAAAAAGATAGCATGCTCCATTACACCCTTAATCCCAAAAGTCATCGCTTGTGCTCCAGAAGCAATCACCAACTTGTCATATGAAATATTGAAGTTCCACGGCTCAATGACGTCAACTCCATCCGTCACAGTTTGGCAGCTCACCTAGATGTACACACGAACTGTGAATAACATCCATGGCCCATGACGAGTCTACTAAAATACTCCGAAGTTGAACCAAGGAATCAACCCATTGATTTGTAGAGATTATGAAATCTAAATTCCGTGAATAAGATGTTAACTCTCTAAGATTGAACAGCCAATAAAATGGTGTATTTGGTATGACGGAAATCTCCAACTTTTGGTTATCTTGATTTGTTGGAAATGTTTTCCACCAAAAAGGAAACCATGAATACTCTCCCTGATAGGCGCAGTTATTTTGTTAAACGAAAGCCTAAGCAGTTAAGGCATCTTGTTGATATTGATCGAGTTTGAGGGACTTTAGCAAACTGAATACATCCATAAACCTAGACCGTGGTAACCTTCGTAACCAAGAGTCACGACAACATCCAAACGTGacctttggattcttaagtagGGGGCAAGTGATATTTGGCTGTTAGTGTTTTCACTCCGTTTTCATGGTGCTCTTAAAGGtttatatgcaaaatttacAAGATTGATGCCTAATTGAACTATTTTGTGTGTTAGGAAGTTGAAAGGATGAACTAAAGCAAACTTGAATGTTTAAAGCAGAAATTAAAGACATTGAAGATAGCTCAGTGAGGACACACCGCACAAGcaccaagagaaggaaaaaaattgtcaGGAAAGAAAGTAACAAGCAGCTCCGTATGGATTCAAAACGCGAGCACCACACGAGCTAAAATTGCCTGCTGAAATCAATCCGCATGGCGCAGGAGCACCACGCGAAGTAGTTTTTCTGGCAAAAATTTAATGGTTAATTCGGTCAAATCTTTATTTCCTAGAGGGTATAAAAGCTTCTTTTCTTCCTTCTAGCCCCATCTCGACCCAGCAAGGAGGAGAGCACCATTTTTGAAGCAAGAAAGAGCTCCGAAGAGTCTGAATCTATCCTAAGAAGATTTAAGGAGCTTTTCGAAACTTTCTTGTTCTATATTTTTATGGCTATTGTTTTGACTATGTTTTTTGTGTTCTTTGGTAGAaacatgagtagctaaacttctcaTCTAGAGTTTTGCTAGAACCTATTGTTGGGTGAATATTTGATTGCATTTTCCATTAATGAACCCTATTTCTACTCTATTCATTCATTATGGTTTTTATGGTATTTGATTGTTGAGCTCGCAAAATTAAATGTGCCTTAACATCTTGTTTTGCTTGAGAAAGATTAAAGGATGAAGGTTGTAATTGAACGACAACACTTCCAAggaaaatgacccaaaaagataaataaagtaAAGTATTTCCGTGATTTACATGGAAAGCTAACACACCCTGACATGTAATCGTAGCTTGATTCTTCATGAGTTTCCCACGGTTACTCAGTCATAAAGGAtcttaaaagaaataaacttttctgtggaaaaaaaaagggatactCCTTCTGTCTCATTTTATGGGGAGAGAATGCACCTTTATATacttagaaacaatttaactttaaacttttatCTTGCTATTTTGCTGTCTCTTTTCTTACATTCCACCGTCAGTTACTTTCTTTTGAGCCTAAGGTCTACCGGAAACCGCCTCTCTATctcacaaaggtaggggtaaggtctacaTACATCCTCCCTTCCCAGACgccacttgtgggatcacactaggtttgttgttgttgttgtaatttaaCTTTAGACTCTTCATTTTACCCTTCCTGATTTATATCCACATAAATGTAGTTGTAGCCTGATTCTTCATGAGTTTCCCACATTTACGCAGTCATATAAGTAAATCAGAAAAATaaatctttaaaaaagaaagatgatcTGTGCCATTTTATGTGATATGTACtacatttagaaataatttaacttgaaaatgaattaaagcCATACAAATATGGCTAGTTCTAGGCAGGGGTTCACGTGAATCCATGCTTATTTCTCAAAACTATgtataacaatattatattttttcaaaactacttcaatatatatgtgtgcaccCAAGCTCAAAGAgttctatggtacaataattattAGGTGCACCTTTACAAGTGAAGTTGGGGGCTCAAATCCCACGTCCATCTTgttgttttttcctttctttttctagaattgatGAACTTGGGGTTTCATATCTCACGTTTGTGGGCATGTCTGGTGTCCCCTCGTGACATGAGtatatataatgttaaaaatcactaaaattttaaaaaaattaattaattttggaCTTACAATTTCAATAGGTAATGGGTTCATGGTAAGAATCTAAAAGTTGAACCCGTCAAATATAAATCTCAGATCAACCTATTGGTAATAGTGCAGCcatcttcttgaaatcctagaTGGATTTTAagccacaaatttcaaaagtttttgtttttttcataaACTATTTCAAACAGCATAACGGAAGCAGGGGCGAATTTAGATTAAAAGTATGGGCCACATGAACCCATGGTCATTCCGAAAAATTAagtattttatgtacatattttctaaaattgatcTAATATTATTGTATGGCACCCATGCTACAAAAGGGTTGAATGATGCACTTGGTTGAATCTTTGAATTATTTAGCCAAAGGATCAGGGATTGATTCCCACTttgtactttcttttttctccttttttagtGGTGCACCATGTCCTTTAGGACATCCTAAGATTCACGCCTCTGAACAGAAGCATGAACAGAAGCAGGAGCGAATTTAAAGATTAATAATGGGATACGTCAACCTATGGTCTCTCCGTAAAATTaagtattttatgtatatattttctaaaattggtaaaatattatccgcTGGCACCCATACTATAAGATGGCTAAATGGTGCACTTGCTCAAATGTAGATAACTAGGATCAATTCCcacttaatacattttttttttttttttttttatagtaaaGCACTCATTATGTAGAAATCTTAAATTCGCCTATCAGCGGAAGGAGTagcttttatatttaaaaatgacAGGGACAATAGGGTAAAATTAAAAGGCGGAAAAAAGAAAGACACGAGATAGGCATACATACCACATGGTTGTCAAAATCAACGTTGGTGCAATTAGCAAGATAGAAATAAGAACCAGGTTCACTTGAAATAGCAGGTTGAATCCTCCCAATAGGTTCAGCTACAGACCTGAATTCAAGAGTCCCCACACATGTAGATGCTAACAGTGGGGTAAACACCATATGGTTCCTTGGTGATACACACACCACATCATAAATGCTTGTGTCCAGACCCTTCATAAGCCTACATCCAGCCCATCCTGAACCCAAGACCGCAACTCTGGGTTTCTGGTCCCCTTTTGTTGGGTCCAGACCTGCTACTACCCCTCTACTTGCCACAGAGTAGTCTCTATTGAATTGCAGCAATTGGGCGAGGGAAGGTTGGGTTAAAGatttgaatgatgattgttgtttgaatctTGTGGAAGAAAGTTGGATGAGATTCTTGATCCAAGGCATATTGTGGAATTTTTGTTAATGTTGTGTTATTGGAAAGAATTAGAATTAAATGAAGTGAAGATCCCCAAATGTTAGTAGTTAGCAGTAATAATAATTGATTAAAGAGATGGTTTAGGTGGCAGGTGATTGCGACATAGGTGGCGGCTTAGCTATTTCAGCAAAAGGCATGTGGCATTATCTGTGCTTGTGTCCCGTTTCGTGAGCGGAGGCATTTGTGGGGCATTCAAGTATTCACACCCTTCTGTTAATTTAGTTTGTTTAACtcagtatgtttttttttttttttcttaaagcaAATTTTGGCTTTGATTAATGGAAAAGGATTAAAAATGCTCTTAAGCTATTGAATTTGGCTTTAAAATATCCTCTTTGCACCTATTGGACAAGAAATATCTTCCATGTTACCTTGTTGCTTAAAAATATCTCTTAACGTATTCAATTTGCTCAATAATACCCTCCTTACACCTATTAGATCAAAAATACTCTCAACGTTATTTTTTGACTTAAAAATACCTCTAATATTAATGATTGACTAGTTAATTAGATGAGGCTTTTTAAACAGTCACGTGGCAGTGTATGATTGGTGCAGGTTTTTAATCTAATATGAAATAAATTACCcaattcatatgcatatgtgtatTTATCAGGCCCACATAAATAATTAAACCAAACtcctaatttattttttcagtaTATTCCTCCAATATTGTTCACATCTATTACCCTCTAGGTCTCTACTTTAATATATTATTCACATCTATCTTTTATTATACTATGTGATCAAAATTACCCCatcgtttaaaaaaaattcaattatacCTTCATATTACCGGATTTCTCCAATTCTGCTTTCAATTCCTCTTTGTTTACTGcataaacacaccaaaaattaattttctttatcatGTGCTTTCGCCCATGACAGAAAGTTTGCATTTCTCATCAAGGAGGTTCCTCAAAATCAATTGAGTAGCTATAAAACTCAAAGGGTAGTAGCAGACGTTCGAAAATATAAGCTTTTGTGCACCTTTTGACGTCAAATTGAAAAATTTATCAAATATTTTCAAGTACTCGAATCTAATGGATTCCCAGAAGCCATCCTTCAAGGTAGAAACTTTCATCTGACTCTTAACTGCAAACATGATGAGAAGTAAAAGTAACTCTGTATTAGGAGACAAATTCTTAAAATCCAAATAACTAAAATAATCATTACTATGTTTTTCTCGCCTGCTTGTGTTTGgtgttttcttctatttcatatGTATTTATTCAAGTCAAAAATAATCATTAGGAAACGAATTAAGGTTTGACTTGGACTAAGGAATCAAGTTGACGATTAAAGACAAAGGAAATTGCTAAAATGCAAGCAAACGGCTacaagtatgaagaaaaagacgCTCCTCCAGCTCTTTATTCTTCATATTTACTTGCAACAGATttgaattaaacaaaaagagTTTCAAATTCTTTACTCAAAAACGATAAGTCAACTTCAGAACACAAACAAATTGCATgactctattttaaaaaaacaatttaatGATTTTAACATCAATACGGTATCCAAAAAATATAGCTAATTGGTAGCCCCAAAACAAGCTCTCTGGGAGTCTTCTCTCCCATGCACGCTAAACTCTACCCTAGACCAAATCCTAGCTTTTCATGGCTAATATGGTCGGCGGTCAGCCTCTTACCCTCACCTCATCAACAGAATTCCCACCTTTGAACCCTACAATCCTTCACCTTACCACGACTTCGACTAATGCAACGACTTTACAGAATTTGAACTATGAAAATACTGTAAAACCATCGACGTCAAACATGCAAACAAGGAATATGGAGGTTTCCATTTCTCTTAAACTGTCATGTTTATTCATGGTGAACCAAGGATTACATATACTGAAGCGgaatttgaatgtatgaaagTTTTGGAAAACCTGCAATATGTTGTTATAGGAAATTTTTCCTATGGATGGCCGGAGTTAGATGATCTCAGGAGAGCAATGCCTTCTCAATGTGTGTTGAGATGTTGTGGTCTCAATAATAGCTCAGAGCTTATATGAAGTTTTGATAATTGATAAACTATGTAGCAAGAGACAAACAAATACAAGGAAGATTGAAGGAAGACGAAAAAGAACCAGAAGTCCGAAACGGATCTCGAAGAATTTGAGTGAAGCAATCCGACAAAAGAGGAGGCTGGTCCTTAGAAGGAGGAACTGGAGACTGTCGGAGAGAAGTTGTTTCATGCCAACTTAGAGAATTACAAGTTTAATTGACTCATTCCTATTCGACAAGAAATCGCAGTTCAAATTATGGAAAGATTACCATAAGTTGAACATGTGGAATTAGCTTAGAAATAGGAGAAGGAAACTGTATGTGCTTAAATAAGGAAAGAAGGAAATCCACATCAAATAAGGATTGGTTTT
It encodes:
- the LOC132045938 gene encoding internal alternative NAD(P)H-ubiquinone oxidoreductase A1, mitochondrial-like isoform X3 gives rise to the protein MTFGIKGVMEHAIFLREVHHAQEIRRKLLLNLMLSDVPGVTEEEKRRLLHCVVVGGGPTGVEFSGELSDFIMRDVHQRYAHVKDYIHVTLIEANEILSSFDDRLRVYAIKQLTKSGVRLVRGVVKDVQAEKIILSDGTDVPYGLLVWSTGVGPSPFVSTLDLPKARGRIGIDEWLCVPSVQDVFSIGDCSGFLESTGRQVLPALAQVAERQGKYLAGLLNRLGKEGGGRANSAKDMNLGDPFVYKHLGSMATVGRYKALVDLRESKVAKGVSLAGFTSWLIWRSAYLTRVVSWRNRFYVAINWLTTFIFGRDISRI
- the LOC132045938 gene encoding internal alternative NAD(P)H-ubiquinone oxidoreductase A1, mitochondrial-like isoform X1; the protein is MPWIKNLIQLSSTRFKQQSSFKSLTQPSLAQLLQFNRDYSVASRGVVAGLDPTKGDQKPRVAVLGSGWAGCRLMKGLDTSIYDVVCVSPRNHMVFTPLLASTCVGTLEFRSVAEPIGRIQPAISSEPGSYFYLANCTNVDFDNHVVSCQTVTDGVDVIEPWNFNISYDKLVIASGAQAMTFGIKGVMEHAIFLREVHHAQEIRRKLLLNLMLSDVPGVTEEEKRRLLHCVVVGGGPTGVEFSGELSDFIMRDVHQRYAHVKDYIHVTLIEANEILSSFDDRLRVYAIKQLTKSGVRLVRGVVKDVQAEKIILSDGTDVPYGLLVWSTGVGPSPFVSTLDLPKARGRIGIDEWLCVPSVQDVFSIGDCSGFLESTGRQVLPALAQVAERQGKYLAGLLNRLGKEGGGRANSAKDMNLGDPFVYKHLGSMATVGRYKALVDLRESKVAKGVSLAGFTSWLIWRSAYLTRVVSWRNRFYVAINWLTTFIFGRDISRI
- the LOC132045938 gene encoding internal alternative NAD(P)H-ubiquinone oxidoreductase A1, mitochondrial-like isoform X2, which gives rise to MPWIKNLIQLSSTRFKQQSSFKSLTQPSLAQLLQFNRDYSVASRGVVAGLDPTKGDQKPRVAVLGSGWAGCRLMKGLDTSIYDVVCVSPRNHMVFTPLLASTCVGTLEFRSVAEPIGRIQPAISSEPGSYFYLANCTNVDFDNHVVSCQTVTDGVDVIEPWNFNISYDKLVIASGAQAMTFGIKGVMEHAIFLREVHHAQEIRRKLLLNLMLSDVPGVTEEEKRRLLHCVVVGGGPTGVEFSGELSDFIMRDVHQRYAHVKDYIHVTLIESGVRLVRGVVKDVQAEKIILSDGTDVPYGLLVWSTGVGPSPFVSTLDLPKARGRIGIDEWLCVPSVQDVFSIGDCSGFLESTGRQVLPALAQVAERQGKYLAGLLNRLGKEGGGRANSAKDMNLGDPFVYKHLGSMATVGRYKALVDLRESKVAKGVSLAGFTSWLIWRSAYLTRVVSWRNRFYVAINWLTTFIFGRDISRI